Proteins encoded in a region of the Vicia villosa cultivar HV-30 ecotype Madison, WI linkage group LG5, Vvil1.0, whole genome shotgun sequence genome:
- the LOC131602927 gene encoding uncharacterized protein LOC131602927, with protein sequence MPLLRKKPFALTEPPQDLKPEEHVYQVRFTKEIFRNYSDYLSRLNLYRQRVWACKVTGKTGLTYEEALVSEQRATEKFLQFPKEFMTPALKIIQYSMVPLKELADSIYEKLQERLFVGAELYGKKDDNVCPCRILKVIQEGVNKYRYEVAWLDKTKNVSEKTEICAEDLVQKKPLFSRNILKSFIRESTYRNAPWVLHDKLAQNHGISTDVPEELRGKVFLKDGLIVCSKKRNNEESMEEADKRKKNKLDRTLVNGSAQEKENGECKEIPIKYPIDDLLVKPSPDDPVFTDRPSPSRDFNVPVHCVGDLLMVWDFCTSFGKQLNLWPYSLEDFENAICHKDSNVVLLVESHAALFRVLIKDDGEYTSVVEKRKLKKITMVNWREYLCDFLEMINIPRLRNYEAIIRRGHYGLVDANAKLELLSELVNRVIETAVFREKFDKIMEQRHELGASKREVAIELGRKRREKKERLKADLESNGHHLVDSADILTNNNHIMQNGHMEKKTNGEIESSRQDNSLGSSGIKHSGPASEKTPKNLDSELKEPPENGKEVFRKKLSKQLKAVVKDSSEKNSIERRREYFEREMEKRTIRRSPLGKDRDYNRYWWFRRDGRIFVESCDSKEWGYYSSKEELDALMGSLNCKGERERVLQKQLEKNYTNICSELQKRSKDLAQNIAIDEAVLRRSTRVRAPPRENPAHAFLKYVNKWKDE encoded by the exons ATGCCTCTTTTAAGGAAGAAGCCCTTTGCCTTGACTGAGCCTCCTCAAGATTTGAAGCCAGAGGAGCATGTTTACCAAGTTCGATTTACAAAAGAAATATTTCGGAATTATTC CGATTATTTGAGCCGTTTGAATCTATACCGCCAGAGGGTTTGGGCATGTAAAGTCACTGGAAAAACCGGCTTGACTTATGAAGAGGCTTTGGTGTCAGAACAACGAGCTACTGAAAAATTCCTACAATTTCCCAAAGAATTTATGACTCCTGCTTTAAAGATCATTCAGTACA GTATGGTTCCTTTGAAGGAACTTGCCGATTCTATTTATGAAAAACTGCAGGAACGTTTGTTTGTTGGTGCGGAACTATATGGGAAAAAAGATGACAATGTATGCCCATGCAGAATATTAAAAGTCATCCAGGAAGGAGTCAACAAATACCGTTATGAGGTAGCTTGGCTTGACAAAACCAAGAATGTAAGTGAAAAAACAGAAATCTGTGCAGAAGATTTGGTCCAAAAGAAGCCGCTTTTTAGTAGAAATATTCTAAAGTCCTTTATCCGAGAATCTACATACCGAAATGCCCCTTGGGTTTTACATGACAAACTGGCACAAAATCATGGCATCTCAACTGATGTTCCTGAGGAGTTAAGAGGAAAGGTTTTTCTCAAAGACGGACTTATAGTTTGCTCCAAGAAAAGAAATAATGAG GAATCAATGGAGGAAGCTGATAAGCGTAAGAAGAATAAGTTAGACAGGACACTAGTCAATGGTTCTGCACAAGAGAAAG AAAATGGAGAATGCAAGGAGATACCAATAAAATACCCCATTGATGATCTATTGGTGAAACCTAGTCCAGATGACCCTGTTTTCACTGACCGCCCTTCTCCGTCAAGAGACTTCAATGTTCCAGTTCATTGTGTAGGGGATCTCTTAATGGTTTGGGATTTTTGTACTTCTTTTGGTAAACAGTTAAACTTGTGGCCCTATTCTCTGGAAGATTTTGAAAATGCAATCTGCCATAAGGATAGCAATGTGGTTCTCCTTGTGGAATCTCATGCTGCACTTTTTCGAGTTCTCATCAAAGATGATGGTGAATACACTTCAGTGGTTGAGAAACGGAAGTTGAAGAAG ataacaATGGTTAACTGGAGAGAATATTTGTGTGATTTTCTAGAAATGATCAATATTCCTCGATTACGGAACTATGAAGCAATCATAAGGAGGGGACATTATGGCCTTGTAGATGCCAATGCTAAATTAGAGCTCTTATCCGAGTTGGTCAATCGAGTTATTGAAACTGCAGTTTTCAGGGAGAAGTTTGATAAGATTATGGAACAGCGGCATGAACTTGGGGCCTCTAAAAGGGAAGTAGCAATAGAACTTGgtagaaagagaagagaaaaaaaagagaggtTGAAAGCTGACTTAGAAAGCAATGGGCATCATTTAGTAGACAGTGCAGATATCCTAACAAACAATAATCACATTATGCAAAATGGACACATggaaaagaaaacaaatggagAGATAGAATCATCCAGGCAAGACAATTCACTGGGTAGTAG TGGGATTAAGCATTCAGGTCCTGCTTCAGAAAAGACTCCTAAAAATCTGGATTCAGAGCTGAAAGAACCACCAGAAAATGGAAAAGAAGTATTCAGAAAGAAATTATCAAAACAGTTGAAGGCGGTGGTTAAGGATTCATCAGAGAAGAATAGTATAGAGCGGAGG AGAGAATACTTTGAACGAGAGATGGAGAAACGAACTATTCGTAGAAGCCCATTAGGTAAAGACCGAGATTACAATAGGTATTGGTGGTTCCGCCGCGATGGAAGGATATTTGTTGAAAGCTGTGACTCTAAGGAGTGGGGATACTACAGCAGCAAGGAAGAG CTTGATGCATTGATGGGTTCACTGAATTGCAAGGGCGAGCGGGAAAGGGTGCTGCAAAAACAActggaaaaaaattatactaaCATATG TTCAGAACTGCAGAAAAGATCGAAGGATTTGGCACAGAATATTGCCATAGACGAGGCTGTACTTCGAAGGTCTACTCGTGTTCGAGCTCCACCAAGGGAAAATCCTGCTCATGCTTTCCTCAAATATGTTAACAAGTGGAAAGATGAGTAA